The genomic stretch acataccttagtaccccgagacttctcatgggttgaagcagacttagccgcagacatcttgcggactactgtGCGTCTtttaacaggaggagaaggctcgtcctccgactcctcgacgatAGCTTCCGACTCTTcctccgactgcgccaagtagccggcaagcaCTCGGGACTTCAAACGACAAATCGGTATCAGCagcaagaatcacaagtcaaagaagaacaagtctgGAGGAAAACACTTACCACCTCTAgctcgtaccaggcgtcatatTGATGAAGGGCTgtagggattactggtactccctgatagttcctaaaaaacttagccagcagcgcctctacgtcatcatcgaatatgtcctcatcagacatatgcgatggatccttcagacctacgtactcacctcccgagtgagcacgttgttggagcggctggacccttctcttcaggaagctggtcGCCATGTTGATCCtagtcaaaccgagtgccttcaactcggtgatctgctgcatcaagtgatcgagctcaggggtgtcctcgggctcgctcacccagctCTCCGCATGCTtcggcgcgtgaccagtcaccacaggcaagcggggttcatggttcccgatgtagaaccaccttttcttccactccccatgggagtcggtcagattatactcaatatacgcgcccgagttcctaagctggaacccgacacctccaaagacttccgtccgctgAGCACTCagctgaggcttacaacggaatAGCTTCCTAAATaactcaagacttggaggtactccgaGGTAAACTTCGCAcaggtgtacgaaaatagacatttgtagtacaccattgggattcaagtggacgagctggaGTTTATActactcaagaatacctctgaagaagtcggaggtgggcaccgccaatcccctttccacaaagtgcgcaagcatcaccgtctcggcaggatgttcctcaaactgccacgcattgggaaacgcaGGGCGCCACTtaagaatctccttcggctgaaggagcttcgGATCAACTAGCACCTGgacagcttcctccttcatcaccgagtgttgccaagttgccccaggcggcggcggcgcagtttggttcgtcggccccactttcggcgccggcagcaccagctccttccccttcttggatttgatctTGCCCGTCGCCaaagccttgccctggatcttctcgggtttcttgcctatcttcttggtgcgcattcgacggactaAACCTCAAGGTAGAAGCAGCTCGacactcggatctttctcaggcggcaatggcggtggcggcagctctCACGGCGGCAAAATGCAGAGcggaggcgcagaggaggaagtaAAAGGGATCTGATTACCGTATGGCGTAACAGCAACTGAAAGGGGGCCTTCTAGTTTTATCTCCGCCGCTCCGGTTttccacgcgtcagttgcgcaacggacagattaatcgcgTATCAATCGCCTTatacacccaacggctactctattcaacggactgctgaccacttcaaccatagaaatcgcctaagtgctcgggggctgcgggtaccgtacccgttggtcagttttttcttttcaagatctccaagggtaaaatgggcaaaagctggtttgaccctaagcctaattcttcgacgcaacctaaggctcgggggctactccatatggagtgcgattgacatcgcactaccatataaaattactcgggaaCGGAGACAACTCGAAGAAAGCAAaaggagtaccttccagccacgcgacagtactcgagcacttcagtctgcaaaactactcggatagtgcccgcagtgcccaagactgtggcgcacgactacaaagtactcgggggcttgtcgagcatactccccaggtccacgagtaggccttggacggcccaccaagggacgtactcggacaagatcagaacaaggataggcatatccttctcggactagtcttgtatggtTATGGAtaggccaataccgagtagaactctttAATAGTACCTGACTAGGACTCAAACTTGTAACTCTGCCCTCCcgcgtatataaggccgggcagggaccctccTCAAGGACATCAAATCTCTCAGGATCAAagcaaacatcaatacaaaccaacacacaggacgtagggtattacgcgatctagcggcccgaacctatctaaatcgtgttccttgcgtcaccattggtttcttgattctcgacgacccttaccgcacaaaagaccacctagggtaccccctagaaAGATCGGAGAAGACGTAATGTCATCCCCGAGGTGTGCACAGCAGCAGCGGGTGGAATCCCCAGCGATTCGCCGGTGGGGGTCAGGGGACAGGTGGTCGAGGGTGCGTatgggctcacctgagctcgacttGGCAAAGTTGGGGCGACTGAGATGGCCGGCAAGGGTCgaaacgcggcggcggcgatgagctCGTGCATGGTCGTGGTGGCTTGTGGCGTTTCGACGGTGGGGTGGCCTCGGGCGGTCGTCTGACGACGGCTAGAGGTTCGGGGGCCACTTGTGGCGTGCAAACGGGTCATGGAGAGGGGGTTTGGCCGGCGGAGGGATGCTCTCTAGGGCAAGGTGGGTGGCGGTGTGCAAAATAGAGACGGCGGGGAGAAAAACGGCAGAGGGGTGCGGAGGGCTCTCTCGACGGCTCCTTtactccttttatagggccCGAGGGAGCGGCGGAGAGTTCTTGCTGGCCGTTAGGCCGAGGGGGAGCGAGGGGCACTACTGGTGCTCGGTGATTGGGCGGTGGCACCGTTGGCCCTGGGAGCAGAGCTCCGGGGCGTATCTCGCCAGGGTTGGTCACTGGCGATTTGTAGCGTGGGCAACTGGtttgtcgggcgggcgaggcggagcgccaAGGCTCTGGTTGGGTGAGCGGGCGGAGGCATGGAACGATGGCAGCATGGCAGCTTTTTCGGCAAGTGGGTAGGGCTCCGGTTGGCAGGCGTGGATGCGTGGCAGGGCAAGGGATGCGCTCGGCCGGCGATAGGGTAGCGGGGAGCTTCGTAGGGTCTTTGTCGCGGCGCTGGTTGGGCGTTAGGCTCGCCGTCCTGTCGCTTCCCCGCTGGGGATAGGgcaccggcgagctgccggtgacAGCGCACCATGGGGCAGGTAGCGCTCTGGGCGAACGTGCCGGGGTGCGCTGGCGTCGAGGCAAGGCAATGCAGGGACGTGGTCGACTTTGGGGGCCCCTTTactcaaaattttcaaactaaatgCTTAAATACCCCTTTAACAAACTTGTAGTCCTATGGTCAGAGTTCAAACTTTACTAAAGGTGTTTGTCCAGGTTTTGAACGGATTTGGAGATAActcgagccaaagtttgccCAAAAATAGAAATTTTCGGACTTAAAACATTTCAGCCTATTGGGTGGAATTTCAGGAATTTGGCTGTCTTTGACTTGAATTTTGGACAtcttctgagttgaattagaccaaggtgctattgaaggaattgttcttcggtcttaggacttcaacttctattaagatcttttcttgagtttagttaaaaaatttggaggaacacactcaccaagaggtgcgctctggatggtttccagacttagcgcTGGAATGCCAAGacggctgagttgactgttttacccgaCTTTGACAAAGATTTGAGCAGGTTCGGTtacgatttggacctgggtcagtgtaacaaagtttgaacacactcaagggattacaacttttattaaaggtctGGCTTAGGGTTAGATATAAAATTGTgggataacaggttgcaaagttgagcaAAAGCATGAATTCCAAGACTTTGGTCATTTGTAGGGTTTTAATATACTCCTagtttgattcttgtttttgaccttctcccactccgaattagctAAAGTGTTATTATCAAaaattgtttgaaattaaaagttttacaactcttatttgggaaaaatgttatgtttgtatataaaaactcaagttttataattaactccaAAATGAGCTTTTTAGGGTCAAATGCGCATTTCACCTCTattacttagtgactaatgacttgtttaAGTTTAATTTCACCTCACTAAGGCAGAGTTGTTATAGCCtaccccttaaaggaatcttgCCCCGAGATTCTAGTGaagaaaggaactagtgtgtgtggtgcaacgtacctccctggttgaaaagaaaaccgcggaaatTAGTGTTGAGGTattcttctgtttcccacgtcgcttcatcttccgtaTGGTTACTTCACTAAATTTTGAACATCTCCACCATTTGTCTACGAGTATGTCTTTCTTTCCGATCGAGGATCTTAACAGGATATTCCTTGTATGATAAATCGGGTTTGATCTCAAATTCTTCCGTTGCAACAATTTTGGTTGGAAGTCGAATGCACgtcttgagttgcgagacatggaaaatattgtgtatcgctgcaatcttctcCGGGAGTTAAACTCGGTACGCTATAGGTCCATAAATTTTCACattctcataaggaccaatatagCACGGAGCCAACTTTTCTTTCACTCCGAAGCAGTGTACACCCCTGGTCGATGATACTCGgaggtatacaaaatccccaacctcAAATTGGATAGGTCTCATCCTAttatcggaatagctcttttgtcagGACTGGGTGGCCTTAAGATTTTCTCGaataactctcactttttcttcggcctccacTACCAAGTTGGGTCCATATACCCTTCGTTCTCCTGGTTGCGACCAACTTAGCGGGGTTCGATATCTACATCCATACaaagcttcgaaaggtgccattttcaagctagcttggtagctattgttctATGaaaattctgctaagggcaaaCATTGATCCCAATTCTTGTCGTAATGAATGACACAAGCacgtaacatatcttccaatatctggttgactctttcagtttgtccatctgtttgagggtgatatgtggagcTGCGAATCAGCTTAGTACCAAGCGAAGACTGCAATTGTTtccaaaaacgtgctacaaatGACTACCTAGATCAGAGATGACCGTTTTaggcacaccatgtagggaaacaattcggtcaagatacaactctgcatatctCTGTATGGTGTGAGTGtcgggatatgaggtaggctatgctagcgcaaaacaaaatttttctatcgtgtaaactaggaaaactatcgtatatggatcacaggattaccactcgacacactggTGTGAAggatgtagaatcacgtcggggcagcgaagtcgatcagtgtagtcgaacatgtagtcgatcacgtcgatgttgagcagctcctcagtagctcgtccacgtgcagcaaggtcgtcctcgtgccgcggctcgtcgtggctcgtcgtggctcggcggcggctcatccaagtgctacaggtgcaacaccggcaaggtatccacacgtgcagggaggaagcgtcacaagccggattgctaggtccgcaagttgcaacagggcgagggcgtgggaggcacggcagatgtgtttttggCCAaaaggatgaaaccctagggcgcccacccctctatttatagaggttcctgacaggcctctgggtccgaggcccattagtacttttaaacttgatccaactcggatcatgtctgaattgggcttccagccccttaagtgtgtgaccctatgggttcagatacgtataaacatggctcgagtactcctactcagcccaatagtcggtagcggcctctaggaagatgtgccaactcctatacgcacacgaagatcatatcagacgaaccgtcacaacatcatgtacatgctattccctttgcctcacgatatttggtctagcttcaagccgaccgctctttctcgatcctgtgattcggaatccctctTAATCGTACGTaacatggccatgcatttccggatctgatcactcgaggggccagagatatcactctcaatcagagaggggcaaatcccatcttgattgaccatgcctcacagcatgcttcctgacaaatccgaaagctacctttttaactaccctgtacggtgtagcgtttgatagcccctaagtaaatcgatccacatcttgagtacatgcgacaatctcaggtctaaggacaaagcgtacatgttgtgtaaagagagaactacttctcacgttgggtcaatcctagcatATGTCTCTACATTTGcatacattattagtttgacttctccatgtccatgacttgtgaaacatagtcatcaactaatacatgtactagtctaatattcatgtgtgtccacacatgaacaccgactaggaacaacttttacaataaccatacaagtaaagagtttcacatacaattcacataattgcaaatcaattcaagtagtctttaatggatattcaatgaacacaagatacaaatcatggatacaatcagatatcatcatctctataattacctctagggcatacctccaacagtataCTGTTGTTACAATTTGCCAGGTGCTTTATTTCTTTGTGCTTTTAGTGCTGAATATCCCATATCGAGTTGATTAGACCCAGGAAAATCAGACATATGTTTTAAGAGAAGGATTTGAAGGAAGCAGGGATTTATCTCCATAGGGATTGTGTGACATAGGAGGGATCAACTCAATCCCGAACCTCTGGATAAGTTCCTCTCCGGCATCAATCTCCTTGAACCAAATACTAGAAGGTTTTTGAGAGTAGAGATAAAGACGAGTTTGCGGCATCTGCCCATGATCTAGTGACCGAGGACAAACAATCGGTGAGTCACCGAATATATATTAGAAATATATATACTTCTTAAcaaatatataattttctatGGAGCATATTTAAGTACAAATTGATCGACCTGTCATGTTGTGTAAGACTTTCCAATGTCCTTTGTAACTTTAATGGAAAAGTACTGGTGCAATTGTCCCTAGTTATTTAGACTTATTTGACAATTATCATTTGAACAAATACGACATGCACCTTTTCAGTTATCAGGTACAAGGGCACAATTGCAAATGTTGGCCAATAAACATGCTTACCCTTCGATCAGCTTTGCACGGAAACCTCTCTATAAGGTGATGCCACTAGGTGCAGCTGGTTCTTTCTCCTTGTCGTTGCGCCAACGAACATGTCCATGTCAATTTCATCAGGTTGCATTCCACTTGGGAGGCTCCAGTCGACGTAATAGAGAAGGCGTGCAATAATGAGCTCCAGGGCAGCCAACCCAAATATATCACCGGGGCATCTTCTCCTACCCATCCCAAATGGCAAATACTCGATCCGGGAACCTTTGTAGTCAATCGTGCCATCCTCAAATCTCTCCGGCTTGAACTTCTCCGCATCTTGCCAATACTCGGGATTCCTTGCCATGGCCCACGTATTGACCATGACCCTGGTGCCCTCCTTGACTTCGAACCCACCAATGTCACATGTCTCCCGACAAAGATGGGGGATCATCAATGGCAGCACTGGGTTCAGCCTCATACTCTCCTTGATCACCATCTTAGTGTAGTGTAGCTCGTCCATCTTGCCCTCATGGTCTTGTGGGTTCTTATTGTCGAATACTCGTCTCACCTCGATCTGTGCCTTAGCCATTACCGCTGGGTTCCTCATGAGCTCTGACATGACCCACTCTGCAGCTGATGATGTCGTCTCTGTCCCACCAGTGAACATATCCTACATGGAATTAACTAAATGAACAAGAATGAAATAAAACGATACAGCATCTAGTGTGATTCATCATTAAATTACCAATAAAATTGCCTTGATGTTTGTTGTGCCGATGGGGAATTCAAGCTCCCCCTCGTCCCTGATTCGAAGGAGGACGCTCACAAGGGAATCACCTTGCAGTCCCTCACATTCAGCTATGATCTTGTCAAAGACGGCGTCAAGCTGCCTGTGTGCTCGCCACATCCTAAGCCTCTGCCCAGTGATAACGTCAATGAACCTCAGCGATGGGAAGAGGTCCCCGAATGTGAAGCCCCCACTGAACCTCATCGACACTTCAATCCCAGACAGGAACTGCTCGCGGAGCTCGCTGCTGCAAGCATGACCGAATGCCGCCTTTGCCGTGATCATGCTCGAGCAGGATAAGAGCAACCTTCCGAGATTGACTGGCTCGCCACCTTGGCCAGCGGCTTGGATATTTCTAATGAGGGACAAAGTCTCTTTATCCCTGACGGGTGCAAGCTGCCGCACCATCTTTGCACTGAGGAGCTCCACCGTGCAGAGCTTGCGCAGTGTCCGCCAATATGCGCCGTATGGCGCAAAGCCGACATCGAGGTTCCCATAGCAGAAGATCTCGGAGGCAACAATGGTTGGCCGAGACGCAAAGATGATATCCTTTTCCCGGAGCACCTCCTGCACGGCTACCGGCGAGGATATCACGACGGTGTCGATCTGGCCCATCCGGAGGAACATCACAGGGCCATACCTTTTGGCCAGGTTCCGGAGAGCGACCTGCGGATGCGACTTGATGAAGTAGTGGAGGCTTCCGATGAAGGGGAGATTCCACGGGCCAGGAGGCCGCCTCTTCTTGGAGCTCGGCGTTAGTTTGCGGCTGAGCAAGGTCACAACAATTGGCAGGgacaggagggagaggaagataaGCGTTGCTGCACTTAGCTCCATGAcgatggattgtttgttttacttTTGCAGTTTTCCTTGGGATTTGGGAACGAGCAGCAGCAATTAGGGGCCTTTTATAAGCACCCCTTGCCGTGCCATCTCTCGGCCATGCTCCTCGCCTGTATAAACTGAACCCAAGATATTATTTAGGAAACATCCATATTACATTCGTATCATATGCGAAGTTTTCAAGCACGTGACATGATAGGTATATGGCGATATTTTCCAAGCTCGTTATGTGACAGGATTAGGACCTGTTTGGGAGCTAGCCACAACACGCCATGCCCTATCTATGTCGACAGTCGACACCACACTTGCTGCGCAAAATATCAACACCACAATTACAGTGTGTCAAACTAGGTCTCAGTTTTGTTGCGTCAAAACAAGTGTGGTGTAACGAGTAAGGCTGGGAACCAACCACACTCTTAGTTCTGTAGACTAAATGTTGCGTTTGTATGGGAGCAAGTGCAATTTTCTAGTCTATTTGGCTATGTAGAAATGATGTGACATTTGATAAAAAAGATTATACTTTTCTTTGTATGTTATTTTCAGGGCAACTTACTGGACACGTTTCTGAGCATCCTGCAAAGAAGAACAACAGACCACTCCTAAAGTGAGCTTGCCATACTCTGGATATTATGGCTATGGAGATCTTTGCAGCACAGGTGGTCATCCTTTAAGAGGCTTAGCACTTAATTAGTCGCACCCTTACTTGTCCCGCTTTTCGAgagcttttttttaaaattgtTACATGCAGGAACTAGGGATTGGTTGTGTGCAAAACTCTTGTAGAGGCCGGAATAAAAATTCTTTTCTCTAAAAAAGACTAAATGTTGCGTGCAACATTGAAGTTTGATGGCCTTTTGCATTCAAAATCCATATTATATGATGACTTTTTCCTAGGTGATATGACATCCTGTCACTTTAGTCAAAACGTCACGCACAAATTTTTGATATGGGACATGGACCAGACCACTACCTTTGGACTTACAGACTGTGAAGGATCCTATCCACAGCCCACGGAGTCACTTAGGGTAGTCACACCATCATTGGTCCCCTAGTGGGGCACATCTACAGTGATGGCTAGGAagcaaaaaaaatgagaaaaagatAGAGCTATTGTGTGGAAGGGAAAATGAAGGTGAGACTAGTAGAGTCCACTGCGTGATCTAAAAAGATTTCGATTACAAATGCAACATTATTCGTCGGTGACTTCCAAAGGTACGACAATAATTATATGGACCGCACAATGACAGGTAAAGCTTTAGCGAAGGTGGGCTATGGTAGCCATGCGGGCTATATGCTTGGGGCTGCGAGAGAGGCAAATGGCAATGGAGCAGGATGCATGGCCATGATGGCATCACGTCTGGTTGTTTCTAAGGTTTTAAAAATAACTTTTTAGTGAAATATTTATCGTAACaactttttttatatttttaaagTAATATTAGTGTGATAAAGTAATTTAAATACCTTTCCATATAAAACCTTTTCAAAATTTATTTAATTATCTTTTTGAAAAAAGTAGCTCTTAAAAACTTTTTCCTGTAAAGTTTTTTCTATAATGTTTTAAGGAacaatttatataaaattttcactatataaattttgtttttttgaatttttttcataatatatctttGATTCTTTATCATTTTATCCTATATTTGACCATGCTTGTGTTCATCGTGATTAGGAAtccgaaaaaaaatataaaatatatacatatGGGATCCACTGTGATGAGAAATAAGTCGTGTTTGAATTCATATGGTGTTTCTCTGTGATAAATATGCAATTTCTCATGTTAGAACCTGATAAAATCTTTGCAAAAGAAGGTGAGGGATACATATCCCTGACAAACACATATAGTGCGTTGCTAAAACAAATAAGAGCATCTAAAATCTTAATGAAATAATTCCTTATATGATACCGAAACAATAGCAACATCTAAACTTTGTATCCCTTATTTAACACCAAGTTTATTTTATACACCTTTCGTGACACTCCTGTTAGATCCATTGCTTACTTCTGTTAACATTCCCATGAGCCATGTAGTAAGTTTTGTGTATGGACCAAGATACCCGCACGAACAGATAACCCTGAAACTCAAATCCAATCGGTCTTCTCGCTTCACTCCCTGAAGACAATCTATAGGGGCAGCAGCAGATGGCACCGGTGGGGCGCCAGATGCGTCCGCTCAGTGGTGGTCCAGCACGCTCATCTTGACGAAGCGGCGACGAGCTCGGCAAGGGTGCCTGACATGGGGG from Setaria italica strain Yugu1 chromosome II, Setaria_italica_v2.0, whole genome shotgun sequence encodes the following:
- the LOC101776959 gene encoding cytochrome P450 99A2, which codes for MELSAATLIFLSLLSLPIVVTLLSRKLTPSSKKRRPPGPWNLPFIGSLHYFIKSHPQVALRNLAKRYGPVMFLRMGQIDTVVISSPVAVQEVLREKDIIFASRPTIVASEIFCYGNLDVGFAPYGAYWRTLRKLCTVELLSAKMVRQLAPVRDKETLSLIRNIQAAGQGGEPVNLGRLLLSCSSMITAKAAFGHACSSELREQFLSGIEVSMRFSGGFTFGDLFPSLRFIDVITGQRLRMWRAHRQLDAVFDKIIAECEGLQGDSLVSVLLRIRDEGELEFPIGTTNIKAILLDMFTGGTETTSSAAEWVMSELMRNPAVMAKAQIEVRRVFDNKNPQDHEGKMDELHYTKMVIKESMRLNPVLPLMIPHLCRETCDIGGFEVKEGTRVMVNTWAMARNPEYWQDAEKFKPERFEDGTIDYKGSRIEYLPFGMGRRRCPGDIFGLAALELIIARLLYYVDWSLPSGMQPDEIDMDMFVGATTRRKNQLHLVASPYREVSVQS